In the Candidatus Poribacteria bacterium genome, one interval contains:
- a CDS encoding galactitol-1-phosphate 5-dehydrogenase, which translates to MEALVLHGIGDLRLEQIPVPPLAKGEVCVRIGFCGVCGSDIPRIFVKGTYSFPTVCGHEFAGVVEACGPGVEDFAPGDPVVVFPLLWCGMCPACEHGKYVQCHDYDYLGSRSDGAFAEFIVAPKANLIPVPQGVTLEEAAMTEPAAVALHALRRVQTSLVGKVVAIFGAGPIGLMVAQWARIMGAAEVLLFDIVAEKLKLAKRLGFDKVFNSATEEPIEVVNALTGDKGVHVCIEAAGVPATYRSALESVGRQGSVVLLGNPDADVTLPAFLISQLMRREVSVLGTWNSDYSAAGNDDDWRTVLQAIASGMLTLTPLITHKVPLIESADMLHRMRDKTEFYAKVLIHPSA; encoded by the coding sequence ATGGAAGCACTTGTTCTTCATGGAATTGGAGATTTACGATTAGAACAAATCCCAGTGCCGCCGCTCGCTAAAGGGGAAGTGTGTGTCCGAATTGGGTTCTGTGGAGTCTGTGGTTCCGATATTCCGAGAATCTTTGTCAAAGGCACGTATAGTTTTCCAACGGTTTGTGGACACGAATTCGCTGGTGTTGTTGAGGCGTGCGGTCCTGGGGTTGAAGATTTTGCGCCAGGAGATCCTGTCGTCGTCTTTCCATTACTCTGGTGTGGCATGTGTCCGGCATGTGAACACGGAAAATATGTCCAATGCCATGATTACGACTATCTCGGTTCACGAAGTGATGGTGCCTTCGCTGAATTTATCGTCGCACCGAAAGCGAATTTGATACCTGTGCCGCAGGGCGTGACGCTCGAAGAAGCAGCAATGACAGAACCTGCCGCAGTAGCATTGCACGCACTCCGTCGTGTTCAAACCTCACTCGTCGGAAAGGTAGTCGCTATCTTCGGTGCGGGACCGATCGGGTTGATGGTAGCGCAATGGGCGCGAATAATGGGGGCAGCAGAGGTCCTGCTTTTTGATATTGTCGCGGAGAAACTAAAGCTGGCGAAACGACTCGGTTTCGACAAAGTCTTCAATAGTGCGACTGAAGAGCCAATTGAAGTCGTGAATGCCCTGACAGGTGATAAAGGTGTGCATGTTTGTATCGAGGCGGCAGGGGTTCCTGCTACCTATCGGAGCGCACTCGAGAGTGTTGGACGCCAAGGGAGTGTCGTTTTACTCGGTAATCCCGATGCAGATGTGACGCTACCGGCATTTCTGATCTCGCAATTGATGCGCCGTGAGGTGTCTGTTTTGGGGACGTGGAATTCCGATTACAGTGCCGCAGGCAACGACGATGACTGGCGCACTGTGCTCCAAGCGATTGCTTCTGGTATGCTAACGCTCACGCCCCTCATAACGCATAAAGTTCCGTTAATTGAGAGTGCTGACATGTTACATAGGATGCGAGACAAAACCGAATTTTACGCAAAGGTCTTAATTCACCCGTCAGCATGA
- the secD gene encoding protein translocase subunit SecD has translation MYRFSIWKIVLILGVFLFSVLYLIPTPDNFYNPLYGNLPLWMQEKLPLFEVTEDNALKVNLAEVEYPEGINFQDATFELQDIFRVHLRKLELEETRDYEFDTTEAREFYVRLISEKARQNPRATLDNLHLYGSLPTVLRRLIPDSRLKLGLDLKGGVHLVLEVDLEASKTELLREHTRSIPERLRTDDVLCREVKQVDGQNTLNVFVGIPSRLRSDANEKTKYLEKAQQLLNEIEFFEDAQVSAETETQSTYQLTLSEGGIQRYSEQAIEQVLIVLRNRVDAFGVSEPSIRREANHPRIIVELPGAKDSSKPLQIVKTMGRLEFKLVKKSPTGGSLWSGTSDTPIPDNIPDDSEVRYHYETGNWYVLESPVLLSGDRINDAGPSTGRTSFDIVVSMSFDSIGRRKFAQVTGDHVGEHLAILLDGKVQSAPVIQDQIVGNAIIQGNFTYEEASYLSNILKAGAFPVGVQIAEERTVGPTLGQESINDGVLAALIGLGGVLIFMVIYYRLSGIVAITALVFNMLIILGALAGFGAALTLPGIAGLVLTIGMSVDANVLIFERIREELRTGKTVWSAITSGYQRAFITILDANLTTFFTALVLYHFGTGPIKGFAVTLGIGILASMFTAIIVTREIYGLTIGNRDVQKLSI, from the coding sequence ATGTACAGATTCAGTATCTGGAAAATAGTTTTAATCCTCGGGGTCTTTCTGTTTTCCGTACTCTACCTCATTCCCACCCCGGATAACTTCTACAATCCCTTGTACGGAAACCTACCACTCTGGATGCAGGAGAAACTCCCACTCTTTGAAGTCACTGAAGATAACGCTTTGAAAGTGAATCTCGCAGAGGTCGAGTACCCCGAAGGAATTAACTTCCAGGACGCAACCTTTGAGCTTCAGGATATCTTTCGAGTCCACTTAAGGAAACTCGAACTTGAGGAAACACGTGATTATGAATTCGATACCACTGAGGCACGCGAATTTTATGTTCGGCTCATCTCGGAGAAGGCACGTCAAAACCCACGCGCAACACTTGACAATTTGCATCTATATGGAAGCCTCCCAACCGTCCTGCGGCGACTCATACCCGATAGTCGATTGAAGTTAGGGTTGGACCTTAAAGGCGGTGTTCACCTCGTCCTTGAGGTGGATTTGGAAGCCTCCAAAACAGAACTGCTCCGTGAACATACCCGCTCGATTCCCGAACGGCTGCGCACTGACGATGTTTTATGCCGGGAAGTTAAACAGGTAGATGGACAAAACACGCTCAACGTATTCGTCGGAATCCCTTCCAGACTCCGGTCAGATGCGAATGAAAAGACAAAATATCTCGAGAAAGCCCAACAGCTCCTCAACGAAATCGAATTTTTTGAGGATGCACAGGTGAGTGCCGAAACAGAAACACAGTCTACTTATCAACTAACACTCAGCGAAGGTGGCATTCAGAGGTATAGCGAGCAGGCGATTGAGCAGGTGCTGATTGTTTTGCGGAATCGTGTGGATGCATTCGGGGTTTCAGAACCCTCTATCCGACGAGAAGCGAATCATCCCAGAATCATCGTTGAACTCCCAGGTGCCAAAGACTCCTCAAAGCCTCTGCAAATCGTGAAGACCATGGGCAGACTCGAGTTTAAACTCGTTAAAAAATCACCGACGGGTGGAAGTTTGTGGAGTGGAACTTCCGATACACCGATACCGGATAATATTCCAGATGATAGTGAAGTCCGCTATCACTACGAAACCGGCAATTGGTACGTGCTCGAAAGTCCCGTTCTTCTGAGCGGTGACCGTATCAACGATGCTGGACCCTCTACCGGTAGAACCAGTTTTGACATCGTCGTTTCGATGAGTTTTGATAGTATTGGCAGACGGAAATTCGCGCAGGTCACAGGGGACCATGTTGGTGAACACTTAGCAATTCTCCTTGACGGCAAAGTGCAATCCGCACCCGTTATCCAAGACCAGATTGTCGGAAACGCCATCATTCAAGGAAATTTCACCTATGAAGAGGCGAGTTACCTTTCCAACATCCTAAAAGCGGGAGCGTTTCCAGTGGGTGTTCAGATTGCCGAAGAACGGACCGTCGGTCCCACGCTTGGACAGGAATCCATCAACGATGGCGTTCTCGCGGCACTCATCGGTTTAGGTGGGGTCCTCATTTTCATGGTGATTTACTACCGTCTCTCTGGAATTGTTGCTATTACTGCGTTGGTCTTTAATATGCTCATTATCTTAGGGGCATTGGCAGGCTTCGGAGCGGCATTGACACTGCCCGGTATTGCTGGGCTTGTCCTGACGATCGGTATGTCTGTTGACGCGAATGTGCTAATCTTCGAGCGAATTCGCGAAGAGTTGAGAACCGGCAAAACCGTCTGGTCGGCGATCACGAGCGGCTATCAACGCGCATTTATAACGATTTTAGATGCCAATCTGACGACGTTTTTTACCGCACTCGTCCTCTATCATTTCGGTACAGGTCCGATTAAAGGATTTGCGGTGACGCTCGGTATCGGTATTCTCGCGAGTATGTTCACGGCGATTATCGTCACACGTGAGATATACGGCTTGACGATTGGAAATAGAGACGTGCAGAAACTCAGCATTTAA
- a CDS encoding Gfo/Idh/MocA family oxidoreductase, which translates to MKTHRIEPQGKTKRSAIIGCGGRAYGHANAYQHVSSAKLVACANRSDIARREKFAETFGITGYADAEQMLRTEQPDLVHLVAMPDQWRELMPMVSELGVPACLVEKPIACGVEDWRFLCELEAQTSTKFGVGKQYRWHPDFATCRKTVESGELGKIRLLDFSCGMNLTAQGTHIIDWAMSLNNDSPIVRVFGTASGAESFDSDYPAPDTSSCQVVFENGVHGFWNTGFTSPRVIDDDTIYKHCRVAAYGENGHVLFEEFNGWEIVTARFTENGVQTPDSWRAKNDLAQANLTQAMFDWIEDDTRPVETNLKLALHQFNAILGIYASAISHKPIELPFDPPPDLDSQVRQVLSRV; encoded by the coding sequence ATGAAAACGCACCGAATCGAACCGCAAGGTAAGACTAAAAGAAGTGCGATCATTGGCTGCGGGGGCAGAGCCTACGGTCATGCAAACGCCTATCAACACGTTTCGAGTGCCAAATTAGTCGCGTGCGCCAACCGTTCGGATATCGCTCGACGTGAGAAATTCGCCGAAACCTTCGGGATTACCGGCTATGCAGATGCCGAACAAATGCTCCGCACAGAACAGCCTGACTTAGTTCACCTCGTCGCAATGCCCGACCAGTGGCGTGAACTGATGCCAATGGTATCAGAACTGGGTGTTCCGGCGTGCCTCGTTGAGAAACCGATTGCCTGCGGGGTCGAGGATTGGCGTTTTCTATGCGAATTAGAGGCGCAGACCTCCACAAAATTCGGGGTCGGCAAACAGTACCGGTGGCATCCCGACTTCGCCACTTGTCGAAAGACAGTAGAGAGTGGCGAATTGGGAAAGATTCGCCTTTTAGATTTTTCGTGTGGTATGAACCTCACCGCCCAAGGCACGCATATCATTGACTGGGCGATGTCCCTGAACAACGATTCACCCATTGTGAGGGTCTTTGGCACTGCGAGCGGTGCTGAGTCATTTGATAGCGACTACCCCGCTCCCGATACATCGTCGTGTCAGGTCGTGTTTGAAAACGGGGTTCACGGATTCTGGAACACCGGCTTTACCTCCCCACGCGTCATAGACGACGATACCATCTACAAGCACTGTCGCGTTGCCGCCTATGGTGAGAACGGACACGTCCTCTTTGAGGAATTCAATGGATGGGAAATCGTCACCGCTCGATTCACCGAGAACGGCGTGCAAACCCCCGATTCTTGGCGCGCAAAAAACGACCTCGCGCAAGCCAATCTGACGCAGGCGATGTTCGACTGGATTGAAGACGACACCCGTCCGGTCGAAACAAACCTAAAACTTGCATTGCACCAGTTCAATGCGATTTTAGGCATCTATGCGAGTGCGATTTCTCACAAGCCGATTGAGTTGCCTTTTGATCCTCCCCCAGATTTGGATTCACAGGTTCGCCAGGTTTTGTCGCGTGTCTGA
- a CDS encoding adenine phosphoribosyltransferase, translating to MHDFSRFIRNIPDFPKAGIIFKDITPLLGNPTAFHRAIDEFALRYKLEAVDVVAATEARGFIFGAALAYRLGAAFVPIRKKSKLPYHTYEAKYDLEYGSDTMAIHQDAFPKHSRVLICDDLLATGGTLAASVELIEKLEGHIVGIAILIELTELDGREQIPDYDIFSLIKY from the coding sequence ATGCACGATTTTTCACGGTTCATTCGAAACATACCCGATTTTCCGAAAGCGGGTATTATATTTAAAGATATTACCCCGCTTTTAGGAAATCCAACTGCTTTTCATAGGGCAATTGATGAATTCGCACTCCGGTATAAATTGGAGGCGGTTGATGTTGTTGCCGCAACCGAAGCACGCGGTTTTATTTTCGGTGCTGCGCTCGCGTATCGGTTGGGTGCCGCTTTTGTCCCAATTCGAAAGAAAAGCAAGCTGCCTTATCATACGTATGAGGCGAAATACGATCTGGAATACGGTAGTGATACAATGGCAATTCATCAAGATGCGTTCCCCAAGCACAGCAGAGTCCTTATCTGTGACGATCTTTTAGCAACAGGTGGGACACTTGCTGCCTCTGTTGAACTCATTGAAAAATTGGAAGGACACATCGTTGGTATCGCCATTTTAATTGAGTTGACCGAACTCGACGGTAGAGAGCAGATTCCGGACTACGATATTTTTTCGCTCATTAAATATTAG
- a CDS encoding alcohol dehydrogenase catalytic domain-containing protein, giving the protein MKAAILESLDNLSVQEVPEPEIDDDAALMRVEAVSICGSDVRILHHGNPRVEPPTIIGHENSGVIVKTGKNVTRVKEGDRVSIGADVPCGQCHWCRDGLGNNCDINYAIGYQIPGAFAQYMKLPRLVLEEGPVTPFDTTLSFDEAALAEPLACAINGLELVNMSLGKTVVIIGLGPIGCMMIDLARIMGATKVIGIQRSKLRMEIAKFYEADAYIASEEEDVIERCKEETGGEGPDIVVTTCASVEAHEQAVEMVAHRGYVNLFGGLPKTMRPMSVLSNVIHYKECFVTGSHGCVPRHHELAVRLLEKGLVRVKPLITHHFPLIEIDKAFEAMESRQGMKIMIHPHQEEKRT; this is encoded by the coding sequence ATGAAAGCGGCTATACTTGAAAGTCTTGATAATTTGAGTGTGCAAGAGGTTCCTGAACCCGAAATTGACGATGATGCCGCTTTGATGCGCGTTGAAGCCGTCAGTATATGTGGCTCTGATGTTCGTATCCTCCATCACGGAAACCCAAGAGTCGAACCCCCCACCATCATTGGACATGAGAATTCCGGCGTCATTGTTAAAACCGGCAAGAATGTGACGCGCGTCAAGGAAGGCGATCGCGTTTCAATCGGTGCGGATGTCCCCTGTGGGCAATGTCATTGGTGCCGAGATGGTCTCGGAAACAACTGCGACATCAATTACGCCATCGGTTACCAAATCCCCGGTGCTTTCGCACAGTATATGAAACTTCCGCGTCTCGTTTTGGAGGAGGGACCGGTTACACCCTTCGATACAACCCTCAGTTTTGATGAAGCCGCACTCGCGGAACCGCTCGCTTGTGCTATCAACGGGCTTGAACTCGTTAACATGTCTCTTGGGAAGACGGTCGTTATCATCGGGCTTGGACCGATCGGATGTATGATGATTGACCTCGCTCGGATTATGGGGGCGACGAAGGTGATTGGTATCCAACGCAGCAAACTCCGAATGGAAATCGCAAAATTCTATGAAGCGGATGCTTATATCGCTTCTGAAGAAGAAGACGTAATCGAGAGATGCAAGGAAGAAACGGGAGGCGAGGGACCTGATATCGTCGTTACCACGTGTGCTTCCGTTGAGGCACACGAACAAGCCGTTGAAATGGTAGCGCACCGCGGATACGTCAATCTGTTTGGTGGGTTGCCGAAGACTATGCGTCCGATGAGCGTCCTTTCTAATGTTATCCACTATAAAGAGTGTTTTGTGACAGGTTCACACGGCTGTGTGCCACGACACCATGAGTTGGCGGTCCGACTCCTTGAAAAAGGGTTAGTCCGTGTGAAACCGCTCATCACCCACCATTTTCCACTTATTGAAATTGACAAAGCGTTTGAGGCAATGGAATCCCGACAAGGGATGAAAATTATGATACACCCGCATCAGGAGGAGAAACGGACGTAA
- a CDS encoding AAA domain-containing protein, whose translation MKPPVMMASVCLSKSNKTPSGYWKSYIGRKEGQKRMSLPMPVINNSSRRIIGESAPMQAVLRQVAQVSPTKATVLITGETGVGKDVIAQAIHESSPRKNRPFKAVNCGAFYQDLLQSELFGHERGAFTGATSQRRGVFEQADGGTLFLDEVGEMSPEVQVKFLRVLETQEFTRLGGEKNIKVDVRIIAATNIDLVRSVRQKKFRQDLYYRLNLFRIHIPPLRDRREDIPLFVSAFISQLSAEHGKPVTGITQEALNYLQNADWFGNVRELRNAVETAVILSTTEELQLKDFPLDSESEQVTLLPVKASRAELAPTPTQVIDPSTEDTELLNVPGSSLQVVDTAGGVIAAENIAIYKTILGLILSAIRLLEPTATASDEMPFLIPDEDTSWMQISQTDDAADVLKKALEVLSTIAKVLENRTQNGILAPLASQPSKVPIAAPVEQRGGPQVSGEYLPVLDEEQVIGRVGMTMAEIERAAIQKTLTEVGGNKTEAAKILDIGVRTLHRKLDAYKQETDTSDDNLSQT comes from the coding sequence GTGAAGCCGCCTGTCATGATGGCTTCGGTGTGTTTGAGCAAGTCAAACAAGACCCCCAGCGGCTACTGGAAATCATACATAGGTAGAAAAGAAGGACAAAAGAGGATGAGTCTTCCAATGCCCGTTATCAATAACAGTTCGCGCCGCATTATTGGCGAATCCGCACCGATGCAGGCGGTTTTGCGCCAAGTCGCGCAGGTCTCGCCGACGAAAGCGACTGTCCTAATCACAGGTGAAACGGGTGTTGGCAAGGATGTCATCGCACAAGCGATCCACGAAAGTAGCCCGCGTAAAAACCGACCCTTCAAAGCCGTTAACTGCGGCGCGTTCTACCAAGATCTCCTTCAAAGTGAACTGTTTGGGCACGAGAGGGGCGCTTTTACGGGGGCAACGAGTCAACGACGGGGTGTGTTTGAGCAAGCGGACGGCGGCACACTGTTCTTAGATGAGGTAGGCGAAATGTCGCCTGAAGTGCAGGTGAAATTTCTGCGGGTCCTCGAGACACAGGAATTCACACGGCTCGGTGGCGAAAAGAATATTAAAGTCGATGTCCGAATTATCGCTGCCACAAATATTGACCTTGTGAGGTCGGTGAGGCAAAAGAAATTTAGGCAAGATCTTTACTACCGATTGAACCTCTTTCGTATCCATATTCCGCCACTGCGCGATCGGCGCGAAGATATACCGCTTTTTGTCTCTGCGTTCATCTCCCAGTTAAGCGCAGAACACGGTAAACCGGTTACCGGTATCACCCAAGAGGCACTCAATTATCTCCAGAATGCTGACTGGTTCGGGAACGTTCGTGAACTGCGGAACGCCGTAGAAACCGCTGTTATTCTATCCACCACCGAAGAACTGCAACTTAAAGATTTCCCGTTGGATTCGGAATCTGAGCAGGTTACCCTACTACCTGTGAAAGCGTCGCGAGCGGAACTCGCGCCTACGCCTACACAGGTGATTGATCCCTCCACTGAAGACACTGAACTTCTCAATGTGCCCGGAAGTTCCTTACAGGTTGTTGATACCGCTGGTGGTGTAATCGCAGCAGAAAACATAGCGATTTACAAGACAATCTTAGGGCTTATCCTCTCTGCAATTCGTTTGCTTGAGCCAACCGCTACCGCTAGCGATGAGATGCCGTTTCTGATTCCAGATGAAGATACCAGCTGGATGCAAATTAGCCAAACGGACGATGCAGCGGATGTCCTCAAAAAGGCGTTGGAAGTGCTTTCAACGATAGCTAAGGTACTTGAGAATCGGACACAGAACGGAATCTTGGCGCCGCTTGCAAGCCAACCTTCAAAAGTACCGATCGCAGCACCAGTGGAACAACGCGGGGGTCCGCAGGTGTCGGGCGAGTATCTACCCGTGCTTGATGAGGAGCAGGTCATCGGCAGGGTCGGCATGACAATGGCAGAAATTGAACGAGCGGCTATCCAAAAGACACTCACAGAAGTCGGCGGCAATAAAACAGAGGCGGCGAAGATTCTTGACATCGGGGTCCGAACGCTACACCGGAAGTTAGATGCTTACAAACAAGAAACCGATACGTCAGATGATAACCTCAGTCAGACGTAA
- a CDS encoding pectate lyase encodes MTLGGRGGKVILVTNLNDSGPGSLREACETAGPRIVVFTVSGTITLESRLTISNPYITIAGQTAPGDGICIKKYQLSINASEVIIRYIRVRLGDETDNDADAISGRYHKNIILDHVSASWSIDETVSIYYCENVTIQWCLISESLYNAGHVKGTHGFGGIWGSDRSTYHHNLLAHHSSRNPRFASGCGYNDFRNNVIYNWGYNGAYGGEKQHQDSEKFNFTVVNMVANYFKPGPATRPGERAYRIINPSSGNLDDGFGKWYVADNVVHGNPTVTANNWDGGVQPQGGSSHIAGLKLDEPFDAIPINQQTAEEAYATVLESVGAALPKRDSIDTRIIDETRNGYATYEGVTYKNKRRVLDASKKCGMIDSQADVGGWPQLKSLPAPLDSDADGMPDEWEKRYGLDSQDASNTSQDTDNDGYTNIEEYLNGTDPTEYVDYTQPENNVNVLK; translated from the coding sequence ATGACACTCGGTGGTAGGGGTGGAAAGGTAATCTTGGTGACGAATCTAAACGACTCCGGACCGGGGAGTTTGCGCGAAGCCTGCGAAACTGCGGGACCGCGGATTGTTGTGTTCACGGTTTCGGGGACGATCACGCTTGAAAGTCGATTGACAATTTCTAATCCCTATATCACCATCGCTGGACAAACGGCTCCAGGCGATGGTATCTGTATTAAAAAATATCAGCTCTCAATTAATGCCAGCGAGGTTATTATTAGATATATAAGGGTGAGATTGGGAGATGAAACGGATAATGACGCAGATGCAATATCAGGCAGGTATCACAAGAACATTATCCTTGACCATGTATCGGCGAGTTGGAGTATTGATGAAACGGTATCTATCTACTACTGCGAAAATGTGACGATTCAATGGTGTCTGATATCGGAGAGTCTATACAATGCGGGCCATGTCAAAGGTACGCACGGGTTTGGCGGAATATGGGGGTCAGACCGTAGCACGTACCACCATAATCTGCTGGCGCACCACAGCAGCCGTAATCCGCGTTTTGCATCGGGTTGCGGATATAACGATTTCAGAAATAATGTGATATACAACTGGGGTTATAACGGCGCCTATGGGGGCGAAAAACAACACCAAGACAGTGAGAAGTTTAACTTTACTGTTGTCAATATGGTAGCCAATTATTTTAAGCCAGGACCTGCGACCCGTCCCGGCGAAAGGGCTTACCGCATTATTAATCCATCATCGGGTAATTTGGATGACGGTTTCGGCAAGTGGTATGTTGCCGATAACGTTGTTCATGGCAATCCTACAGTTACTGCGAATAACTGGGACGGTGGCGTGCAACCTCAGGGTGGCAGTTCACATATTGCGGGACTCAAACTTGACGAACCTTTTGACGCTATACCTATCAACCAGCAAACCGCTGAAGAGGCCTATGCTACTGTTCTTGAGAGTGTCGGTGCCGCGTTGCCCAAACGCGATTCAATTGATACACGCATTATTGACGAAACCCGTAACGGCTATGCCACTTATGAAGGGGTAACATACAAAAATAAGAGACGCGTGCTGGATGCATCCAAAAAATGTGGTATGATTGACTCACAGGCAGACGTTGGTGGCTGGCCCCAGCTCAAAAGCCTGCCTGCGCCGCTTGATAGTGATGCGGACGGTATGCCCGACGAATGGGAAAAGCGGTATGGGCTTGATTCGCAAGACGCTTCCAATACCTCACAGGACACTGACAACGACGGATACACCAACATTGAGGAATATCTCAACGGCACCGATCCGACGGAATATGTGGACTATACCCAGCCGGAGAACAACGTAAACGTGTTAAAGTAA
- the secF gene encoding protein translocase subunit SecF: MEFLKNTNFDFISKHRSGFVFSAVIIVIGLVFLGIHQGPNFGIDFRGGVKIQAKFNRAVTEAELQTKLTEVGYERAKIQIDASKNEAFVSMGHRPEFQQQGTSVGRILTDALLEGGSGWHALAGGVNISEVGPSVGRDLKLAALWSVLGAIAILLMYISWRFEFRFAIGAIAALVHDVLITLGLFAVLSKEINLPTVAAFLTIIGYSLNDTIVVFDRIRENTQSLRGTDYVTVLNRSINQSLSRTVITSLTTLFVVLVIFVITGSGEEINTFALALIVGILVGTYSSVFIASPILYLWNRGRPQEA, from the coding sequence ATGGAATTTCTAAAAAATACAAACTTCGATTTTATCAGCAAACACCGGTCCGGTTTTGTTTTTTCAGCCGTAATCATCGTTATCGGTTTGGTTTTCCTTGGGATTCATCAAGGACCCAATTTCGGAATTGATTTCCGCGGCGGCGTTAAGATCCAAGCCAAATTCAACAGGGCGGTCACTGAAGCCGAATTGCAAACGAAACTCACTGAAGTCGGTTATGAACGCGCCAAAATCCAGATAGATGCTAGCAAAAATGAAGCATTCGTCTCTATGGGGCATCGTCCTGAATTTCAGCAACAGGGCACAAGTGTCGGAAGAATTCTCACAGATGCCTTACTTGAAGGCGGCAGTGGTTGGCATGCACTCGCTGGCGGTGTCAATATCTCTGAAGTCGGACCCAGTGTCGGTCGCGACCTTAAATTAGCGGCACTCTGGTCCGTGCTTGGCGCGATCGCGATCTTGCTCATGTATATCTCTTGGCGATTTGAGTTCCGTTTCGCCATCGGCGCAATCGCCGCGCTGGTACACGATGTCCTTATTACCTTGGGGCTCTTTGCCGTTTTATCAAAGGAGATTAATCTACCAACTGTTGCCGCGTTCCTCACGATTATCGGCTATTCACTCAACGATACGATCGTCGTATTCGACCGAATTCGGGAAAATACGCAATCCTTGCGTGGCACTGACTACGTTACCGTTTTGAACAGAAGCATCAATCAGTCCCTGAGTCGAACCGTTATTACGTCTTTGACAACGCTGTTTGTTGTTTTGGTTATTTTTGTCATCACCGGTTCGGGCGAAGAAATTAACACATTCGCCTTAGCGCTCATCGTCGGTATATTGGTAGGCACCTACTCTTCAGTATTCATCGCGAGTCCGATCCTATATCTCTGGAATCGCGGACGACCGCAAGAAGCTTAA
- the rpe gene encoding ribulose-phosphate 3-epimerase gives MCADLCNLEADIRELEAAGINMLHFDLMDAHFVPNMPIGLALIQQLRPKTDCAFDIHLMVENNDFFVDAVAEMGVQQIAVHVESATHLDRTLSLIQAHGIKAGAALNPATPLSAVAYVLERLDFVLIMTVNPGFAGQKLVPATLRKIAECRAFFNERGVDLPIEVDGNVSFENIPKMVSAGADILVGGTSSVFQKSGSRFENVQRAQKAIALGLAEREDGSQV, from the coding sequence ATGTGCGCGGATCTATGCAACTTGGAAGCCGATATTCGGGAATTGGAAGCGGCTGGTATTAACATGCTGCATTTTGATTTAATGGACGCCCATTTTGTTCCGAATATGCCGATCGGACTTGCACTTATTCAACAATTACGCCCAAAGACAGACTGTGCTTTTGACATTCACCTCATGGTAGAAAACAACGACTTCTTTGTCGATGCGGTCGCTGAGATGGGTGTTCAACAGATAGCCGTTCACGTTGAGTCAGCAACGCATCTTGATAGGACGTTATCTCTGATTCAAGCACACGGAATCAAGGCAGGGGCAGCTCTCAACCCAGCAACACCGCTCTCCGCAGTGGCTTATGTTCTGGAACGCCTTGACTTTGTACTGATTATGACGGTGAATCCAGGGTTTGCAGGACAGAAGTTAGTACCAGCGACGCTCCGAAAAATCGCCGAATGTCGTGCTTTTTTCAACGAGCGCGGTGTCGATCTACCTATTGAGGTGGACGGCAACGTGAGTTTTGAGAATATCCCCAAAATGGTATCTGCGGGTGCAGATATCTTGGTCGGCGGAACCAGTAGCGTTTTTCAAAAGTCGGGTTCCCGGTTTGAGAACGTTCAGCGGGCACAGAAGGCGATTGCACTTGGGCTCGCAGAACGAGAAGACGGGTCGCAAGTATAA